Proteins encoded by one window of Blautia luti:
- a CDS encoding glycosyltransferase family 2 protein translates to MSSLFIVIPAYNESENIEQTIRDWYPIVESNNKEGKSRLVIINDGSKDNTLQLIKAQMKDHPLLIALDKPNGGHGSTVLYGYRYAIKNHADYIFQTDSDGQTNPAEFEQFWKKRNSFDAIIGNREVRGDGKSRKFVENTVCFLLRMIFHVKVPDANAPFRLMRTDLVNKYICRLPKNYNLPNIMFTTYFVYYKEKVTFLPITFKPRRAGTNSINLKKITKIGWQAIKDFHTLKKSM, encoded by the coding sequence ATGTCTTCATTATTTATCGTAATTCCGGCATATAATGAGTCGGAAAATATAGAACAGACCATCCGGGACTGGTACCCGATCGTAGAAAGCAACAACAAAGAAGGCAAATCCCGCCTGGTAATCATTAACGACGGCAGTAAAGATAATACTCTGCAGCTTATCAAAGCCCAGATGAAAGATCATCCACTGCTTATCGCCCTGGATAAACCCAACGGTGGACACGGTTCCACAGTGCTCTACGGCTACCGTTATGCCATCAAAAATCACGCAGATTACATTTTCCAGACTGACTCTGACGGACAGACCAACCCTGCAGAATTTGAACAGTTCTGGAAAAAAAGAAACTCTTTCGATGCCATCATCGGAAACCGTGAAGTCCGTGGTGACGGAAAATCCCGAAAGTTCGTAGAAAATACGGTATGCTTCCTCCTTCGCATGATCTTCCACGTAAAAGTCCCGGATGCCAACGCCCCCTTCCGCCTGATGCGCACAGACCTGGTAAACAAATACATCTGTCGACTCCCGAAAAACTACAACCTCCCCAACATCATGTTCACCACCTACTTCGTATACTACAAAGAAAAAGTAACCTTCCTCCCCATCACCTTCAAACCCAGACGAGCCGGAACCAACTCCATCAACCTGAAAAAGATCACCAAGATCGGCTGGCAGGCAATAAAGGACTTCCACACCCTGAAGAAATCTATGTAG
- the bsh gene encoding choloylglycine hydrolase, with amino-acid sequence MCTAATYKTQDFYFGRTLDYEFTYGDEITITPRNYPFHFRHAKDSLDYHYAIIGMAHVAEDYPLYYDAINEKGLGMAGLNFVGNAAYASPSDSLGNVAQYEFIPWILSQCASLAEAREKLSGMNLTDTPFNEYFPCAQLHWIIADASGSITVESMKDGLHIYDNPVGVLTNNPPFPQQMFQLNNYMSLSPRQPENTFAPGLDLSSYSRGMGALGLPGDLSSASRFARVAFTRMNSRSGESESESISQFFHILGSVDQQRGCCEVTDGKYEITLYTSCCNATKGIYYYTTYENHQISAVNMHHENLDADVLIRYPVVTEQNIHFQN; translated from the coding sequence ATGTGTACAGCAGCAACTTATAAAACTCAGGATTTCTATTTCGGCAGAACTCTGGATTATGAATTTACCTATGGAGACGAGATCACCATCACACCACGAAACTATCCGTTTCATTTCCGTCATGCCAAAGATTCTCTGGATTATCACTATGCAATCATCGGAATGGCTCATGTGGCAGAGGATTATCCCCTTTATTACGATGCCATCAACGAAAAGGGACTTGGAATGGCAGGACTGAATTTCGTAGGAAATGCAGCCTATGCTTCTCCTTCTGATTCCCTGGGAAATGTAGCCCAGTACGAATTTATCCCCTGGATTCTTTCCCAGTGTGCCAGCCTGGCAGAAGCAAGGGAAAAATTATCCGGCATGAACCTGACAGACACTCCGTTCAATGAGTATTTCCCCTGCGCTCAGCTTCACTGGATCATTGCAGATGCTTCCGGCTCCATTACAGTGGAATCCATGAAAGACGGACTGCACATCTATGACAACCCTGTGGGTGTTCTCACCAACAATCCCCCATTTCCACAGCAGATGTTCCAGCTCAACAACTACATGTCCCTGTCTCCCCGCCAGCCTGAAAACACTTTCGCACCTGGTCTTGACCTGTCTTCCTACAGCCGCGGCATGGGCGCCCTGGGACTTCCCGGAGATCTTTCCTCCGCTTCCCGCTTCGCCAGAGTAGCTTTTACCAGAATGAACTCCAGATCCGGCGAATCTGAATCCGAAAGTATCAGTCAGTTCTTTCATATTCTGGGTTCTGTGGACCAACAGAGAGGATGCTGCGAAGTAACTGACGGTAAATATGAAATTACCCTTTATACTTCCTGCTGCAATGCCACAAAGGGAATCTACTACTACACCACTTACGAAAACCACCAGATCAGCGCGGTGAATATGCATCATGAGAATCTGGATGCTGATGTGCTCATCCGTTATCCGGTTGTTACAGAACAGAACATTCATTTTCAGAACTGA
- a CDS encoding LacI family DNA-binding transcriptional regulator, giving the protein MVTIKEIARQAGVSTTTVSNVLHKKNARVSAETIEKVERLLAENNYIPRLGLNALTNRSSRIICILITTPEFARGSAYETPFYGNMLGHLEQLLRERGYYIMIFSDKNVEEIEKMTVGWNVDGIITISMPYRHLQKIAGLSETPIVSIDMDEMPEGNETYYQITSEDKKGGREMARYLIQQGIKRIVYLANVDHGADHLRFVGVREAVREADCEILLEEKRLPRDYRERKKCYQDFLKYVGTDTALFFSTDFNAAEMISFLHRNHVKIPDEISVAGMDDDVFASIVYPRLTTIRVNVEEKAETAVEVLMKLINGEECEKNVYKTTVQLIKRESVKTKS; this is encoded by the coding sequence ATGGTCACAATAAAGGAAATTGCCAGACAGGCAGGGGTAAGTACAACGACGGTTTCCAATGTTCTGCATAAAAAGAATGCCAGAGTTTCCGCGGAAACCATAGAGAAGGTAGAAAGGCTGCTGGCAGAGAACAATTATATTCCAAGACTGGGACTGAATGCACTGACAAACAGGAGTTCCAGGATCATCTGTATCCTGATCACAACGCCGGAATTTGCCAGAGGATCTGCTTATGAGACACCGTTTTACGGGAATATGCTGGGACATCTGGAGCAGCTTCTCAGAGAAAGAGGATACTATATCATGATCTTTTCGGACAAAAATGTGGAGGAGATCGAGAAGATGACAGTTGGCTGGAATGTAGACGGGATCATTACGATCTCCATGCCGTACAGACACCTGCAGAAGATCGCAGGGTTGTCAGAAACACCTATCGTTTCCATAGACATGGATGAAATGCCGGAGGGAAATGAAACATATTATCAGATTACATCCGAGGATAAAAAGGGCGGCAGAGAGATGGCACGATATCTGATCCAGCAGGGGATAAAAAGGATCGTGTATCTGGCGAATGTAGATCATGGAGCTGACCATTTACGTTTCGTGGGTGTACGTGAGGCAGTACGTGAGGCAGATTGTGAGATTCTTCTGGAAGAGAAACGTCTGCCAAGGGATTATAGAGAAAGAAAAAAATGTTATCAGGATTTTCTGAAATATGTAGGAACAGACACAGCACTGTTTTTCTCCACAGATTTCAATGCAGCAGAGATGATTTCGTTCCTGCATAGAAATCATGTAAAGATTCCTGATGAGATTTCTGTAGCAGGAATGGACGATGATGTGTTTGCCAGCATTGTTTATCCGCGCCTTACTACTATTCGTGTGAATGTAGAAGAGAAAGCAGAGACTGCAGTAGAGGTACTGATGAAGCTGATAAACGGAGAAGAATGCGAAAAGAACGTATACAAGACAACAGTACAGCTTATAAAAAGGGAAAGTGTTAAAACTAAATCATAA
- a CDS encoding glycoside hydrolase family 36 protein translates to MKVFKIQENGINMVWKVADTGCVRLLHFSALPFDERTIVDEYEEQGFKLLELEAAGYDRPDERHGTKYIVTAPGYRMQYADHKDYRNETGRKLEITTQDQESGLQAVNHFQFFDGIAVVRCWCEVSNMGKETQTIQYVSTFNLNGVEKEGLLSRDEKIRIGVVHNSWQRELLLQEYTLPEVGLQNSQVNIPIRSSKAFELTNTGNWSTKHYLPMGYISNTETGSMLFWQIEHNGSWHSEISDLTNHLYLQISGPTDIHSHWHKELKPGESFTTVPAGVGAVTGDLGAMAKELTSYRRAIRRKNKDNEKLAVIFNDYMNCLWADPTTEKEFPLIDAAAKAGCEYFCIDAGWYADGFWWDEVGEWLPSDKRFPGGIKEVIDYIRSKGMIPGLWLELEVMGIKCPMVEKMPENAFFHRFGKRVYDRSRYQLDFRQPEVIAHANSVIDRLVNEYGVGYIKMDYNIEPGVGTEVDAESAGEGLLEHERAYLAWLDGIFKKYPDLIIENCSSGGLRMDYAMLSRYSIQSTSDQEDYRYYATIAANAPLGVAMEQAAVWSYPKSGADEEETIFNMVNALLLRVHQSGHLAEITDVQKELVKEALDFYKTIRDDIKTAYPYWPLGTSHYDDNWSALALNAGKKQYLSVWRRGGSDTQTIPLPQLKGRNVKVRCAYPQNRPVSYLWNEEAGTLSVKLETAPCARTFEIECTED, encoded by the coding sequence ATGAAGGTATTCAAGATTCAGGAAAACGGGATCAATATGGTATGGAAGGTCGCAGATACAGGCTGCGTAAGGCTACTGCATTTCTCTGCACTGCCATTTGATGAGAGAACCATTGTAGACGAATACGAGGAGCAGGGATTCAAACTTCTGGAGTTGGAGGCTGCAGGTTATGACAGACCGGACGAACGTCACGGAACCAAATATATCGTAACTGCGCCGGGCTACAGAATGCAGTATGCAGACCATAAAGATTACCGGAATGAAACAGGACGTAAGCTTGAGATCACCACACAGGATCAGGAATCCGGGCTGCAGGCAGTCAACCATTTTCAGTTTTTCGACGGTATTGCAGTAGTAAGATGCTGGTGCGAAGTTTCCAATATGGGAAAAGAAACCCAGACAATCCAGTATGTATCTACATTTAACTTAAACGGTGTGGAGAAAGAAGGACTTCTTTCCCGTGATGAGAAGATCAGGATCGGCGTGGTACATAATTCCTGGCAGAGAGAGCTTCTTCTGCAGGAATATACACTTCCGGAGGTTGGCCTTCAGAATTCACAGGTCAATATTCCCATCCGTTCTTCCAAGGCATTTGAACTGACCAACACAGGAAACTGGTCCACCAAGCATTATCTTCCTATGGGATACATCTCCAACACAGAAACTGGCAGCATGCTTTTCTGGCAGATCGAACACAACGGTTCCTGGCACAGTGAGATCAGTGACCTGACCAATCATTTGTATCTGCAGATCAGCGGACCTACAGATATCCATTCCCACTGGCACAAAGAATTAAAACCAGGAGAAAGCTTTACCACAGTACCAGCAGGTGTAGGTGCAGTGACTGGTGATCTGGGAGCTATGGCGAAAGAACTCACCAGCTACAGAAGAGCCATCAGAAGAAAGAATAAAGATAATGAGAAACTGGCTGTTATTTTCAACGATTATATGAACTGCCTGTGGGCAGATCCTACCACAGAAAAGGAATTCCCGCTGATTGATGCAGCAGCGAAAGCAGGATGTGAATACTTCTGTATTGATGCAGGCTGGTATGCAGATGGTTTCTGGTGGGATGAAGTCGGGGAATGGCTTCCGTCTGACAAACGTTTCCCGGGCGGGATCAAAGAAGTGATCGACTATATCCGTTCCAAAGGAATGATCCCTGGATTATGGCTGGAACTTGAAGTTATGGGAATCAAATGCCCGATGGTGGAGAAGATGCCGGAAAATGCCTTCTTCCACAGATTCGGAAAGAGGGTTTACGACAGAAGCAGATACCAGCTGGATTTCCGTCAGCCGGAGGTTATCGCCCATGCCAACAGTGTGATCGACAGACTGGTGAATGAATATGGCGTGGGATATATTAAGATGGATTACAATATCGAGCCGGGAGTAGGAACAGAAGTAGATGCAGAGAGTGCCGGAGAGGGTCTGCTTGAACATGAGAGAGCATATCTGGCATGGCTGGACGGCATCTTTAAGAAGTATCCGGATCTGATCATTGAGAACTGCTCCAGCGGCGGTCTGCGTATGGATTATGCCATGCTTTCCAGATACAGTATCCAGTCTACCAGCGACCAGGAAGATTACAGATATTATGCGACTATCGCAGCCAATGCACCGCTGGGTGTTGCCATGGAACAGGCTGCTGTATGGTCTTATCCGAAGTCAGGGGCAGATGAAGAAGAAACGATCTTCAATATGGTAAATGCCCTTCTTCTCAGAGTTCATCAGAGCGGTCATCTGGCAGAAATCACAGATGTACAGAAAGAACTTGTGAAAGAAGCTCTGGATTTTTATAAGACGATCCGTGATGATATAAAAACAGCATATCCATACTGGCCGCTGGGAACTTCCCATTATGATGATAACTGGTCTGCTCTGGCGCTGAACGCAGGTAAGAAACAGTACCTGTCTGTATGGAGAAGAGGAGGATCTGATACTCAGACCATTCCGCTTCCACAGCTGAAAGGCAGAAATGTAAAAGTACGCTGCGCATATCCCCAGAATCGCCCGGTTTCTTATCTGTGGAATGAAGAAGCAGGAACTCTCAGTGTGAAGCTGGAAACAGCTCCATGTGCGAGAACATTTGAAATTGAATGTACAGAAGATTAA
- a CDS encoding carbohydrate ABC transporter permease: protein MKRKKKEYLECAAFTVPSLFLVMLVFYIPFVMSLYYSLTEWNGISKAPKFIGLENFKKLFSGSSDFMQSLIFTGKYTIIFMILVNILALAIAVALVQKIPAANVMRSMFFIPYIMSMTIVGFIWKFIFSQGFAALFEKTHLGFLNLSWLGDSHLAFYAVAFVGIWQALGFYIVLYIAGLQAVPTDVLEAAEVDGATSWKKFFKVTLPLLGPSITTCVFMSLTNAVKVFDIILALTKGGPGGSTYSVTLDIYREAFQNNNYGLGSAKALVFFVIILVITQLVLKAMHSREVDL, encoded by the coding sequence ATGAAGAGAAAGAAAAAAGAATATCTGGAATGTGCGGCTTTTACAGTTCCGTCATTATTTCTTGTAATGCTGGTGTTTTACATTCCCTTTGTAATGAGTCTTTACTACTCACTGACAGAGTGGAACGGAATTTCCAAAGCACCGAAATTTATCGGGCTGGAGAACTTTAAGAAATTGTTCAGTGGTTCTTCAGATTTCATGCAGAGCCTGATCTTTACCGGCAAGTACACGATCATCTTCATGATCCTGGTAAACATCCTGGCACTGGCGATTGCAGTAGCTCTTGTACAGAAGATCCCGGCTGCGAACGTAATGAGGAGTATGTTCTTCATTCCGTATATTATGAGTATGACTATCGTAGGTTTCATCTGGAAATTCATTTTTTCACAGGGATTTGCAGCACTCTTTGAAAAAACTCATCTGGGATTCTTAAATCTCAGCTGGCTGGGTGACAGTCATCTCGCATTCTATGCGGTGGCCTTTGTAGGTATCTGGCAGGCACTTGGCTTCTATATCGTTCTGTATATTGCAGGACTTCAGGCAGTTCCTACAGATGTACTTGAGGCAGCAGAAGTAGATGGTGCTACTTCCTGGAAGAAATTTTTCAAAGTTACACTTCCACTTCTGGGACCATCCATCACAACATGTGTATTCATGTCCCTGACAAATGCCGTTAAGGTATTTGATATCATCCTGGCACTTACCAAAGGTGGCCCGGGAGGATCTACATACAGTGTAACACTTGATATTTACAGAGAAGCTTTCCAGAATAATAATTATGGTCTTGGATCTGCCAAGGCGCTGGTATTCTTTGTGATCATCCTGGTTATCACACAGCTGGTATTAAAAGCTATGCATAGCAGGGAGGTAGATTTATAA
- a CDS encoding carbohydrate ABC transporter permease, with translation MTMAQRKKTKKIVLTIVMLILALIYIYPVFLMVINSVKPFGEVIMDVIALPSKIEWSNYTYVMDKMQYGKLFLNNVIITVIGIVGIIVFSSMSAYIISRKKNKYTKFAQFMITTPMLIPFQTIMITLLKVMNIVNLSGSKVGLGIQYWGFGIPMAAFIYGNFMSTIPKELDESAFIDGAGTFRTYRSIIFPLLKSVTFTVIVIDVMWIWNDFLLPLLMVNSSNETKTLVLSAYTFVGQFNTQWHYAMAAMVLAVLPSIIIFIFLQKYIVEGVVAGAVKG, from the coding sequence ATGACAATGGCCCAGAGAAAGAAAACGAAAAAGATAGTTCTTACAATTGTAATGCTTATCCTGGCGTTGATCTATATTTACCCTGTATTTCTGATGGTGATCAACTCCGTGAAGCCGTTCGGCGAAGTTATCATGGATGTAATCGCACTTCCAAGTAAGATCGAATGGAGCAATTACACCTATGTAATGGACAAAATGCAGTATGGCAAGCTGTTCCTTAACAACGTGATCATTACCGTGATCGGTATTGTGGGAATCATCGTATTCTCTTCTATGTCTGCTTATATCATCAGCAGAAAGAAAAACAAATATACCAAATTCGCTCAGTTCATGATCACAACACCTATGCTGATTCCGTTCCAGACTATCATGATCACACTTCTGAAAGTTATGAACATAGTTAATCTTTCCGGAAGCAAGGTAGGACTTGGAATCCAGTACTGGGGCTTCGGTATTCCGATGGCAGCATTTATTTATGGAAACTTCATGTCAACAATTCCCAAGGAGCTGGATGAAAGTGCATTTATCGATGGTGCAGGAACCTTCCGTACCTATCGTTCCATCATTTTCCCGCTTCTGAAATCTGTAACATTTACAGTCATCGTAATCGATGTAATGTGGATCTGGAATGACTTCCTTCTTCCACTGCTTATGGTCAACAGTTCAAACGAGACCAAGACACTGGTACTTTCCGCTTATACATTCGTAGGCCAGTTCAATACTCAGTGGCATTACGCAATGGCAGCCATGGTGCTGGCGGTACTTCCATCCATTATTATCTTTATCTTCCTGCAGAAATACATCGTAGAAGGTGTTGTTGCAGGTGCGGTAAAAGGTTGA
- a CDS encoding ABC transporter substrate-binding protein: MKKKLISVMLCAAMATTMFSSVAVHAEGDDEGEIYMFISQPEYADAITTLIDEYKNVEPGVTINYETTQNDYPTLLKAKLNSGECPDIFSSTSGKEIETYKEYSLDLTGQPLVDAMDDNVAAAMKDANGEGCYGVAIKGNYFGLIYNQDLLDKAGVEKVPETMTELKDCVEKLKAADITPFTSGYAEWWVFKHVFQHFADAASDDVQKLIAGFEDGSDSLNNYPVLTDNFFDFVDLVKDNGDQKPLETDLSGEEAAFASGKAAIMVGQGAWVEGDLMKINPDLKITFSGYPVDEDASHCQVITGSDQALRVNKDSENKDIVLNFLNWWYTSDYGQSWFTDVAGVVPPIKGDFDTEYEVIKQGSASVEEKGAAPLAVIYSTDSLHQAFGEAMQAYVEGSASKEDTISTIEQKYQEIDGASN, from the coding sequence ATGAAGAAAAAACTGATCAGTGTAATGCTTTGTGCAGCAATGGCAACTACTATGTTCTCAAGCGTAGCAGTTCATGCAGAAGGTGATGACGAAGGCGAAATCTATATGTTTATCTCCCAGCCGGAGTATGCAGATGCCATCACAACTCTTATTGATGAGTACAAAAATGTAGAGCCAGGTGTTACTATCAACTACGAGACAACACAGAACGACTATCCTACACTTTTAAAAGCAAAACTTAACTCAGGTGAGTGCCCGGATATCTTCTCCTCCACATCAGGAAAAGAAATCGAAACATATAAAGAATATTCTCTTGACCTTACAGGACAGCCATTAGTTGATGCTATGGACGATAATGTAGCAGCAGCTATGAAAGATGCCAACGGTGAAGGCTGCTATGGTGTAGCGATCAAAGGAAACTACTTCGGACTGATCTACAACCAGGATCTTCTGGATAAGGCAGGCGTTGAAAAAGTTCCGGAAACTATGACAGAGTTAAAAGATTGTGTAGAGAAATTAAAAGCAGCAGATATTACACCATTTACAAGTGGATATGCTGAATGGTGGGTATTTAAACATGTATTCCAGCACTTTGCAGATGCAGCATCTGATGATGTGCAGAAACTGATCGCAGGCTTCGAAGACGGATCTGATTCTCTGAACAACTATCCGGTTCTTACAGATAACTTCTTCGATTTCGTTGATCTTGTAAAAGATAACGGAGATCAGAAACCGCTGGAAACAGACTTAAGTGGTGAAGAAGCAGCATTTGCATCCGGAAAAGCAGCTATCATGGTTGGACAGGGTGCATGGGTTGAGGGCGATCTGATGAAGATTAATCCAGATCTTAAGATTACATTCTCTGGATATCCGGTAGATGAAGATGCTTCTCACTGCCAGGTTATCACAGGATCTGACCAGGCACTTCGTGTAAACAAAGATTCTGAGAACAAAGATATTGTTCTTAACTTCCTGAACTGGTGGTATACATCTGACTATGGTCAGTCATGGTTCACAGATGTTGCAGGTGTAGTTCCTCCGATCAAGGGCGACTTTGATACGGAGTATGAAGTAATCAAACAGGGCTCTGCTTCTGTTGAAGAAAAAGGTGCAGCTCCTCTTGCAGTTATTTACTCTACAGACAGCTTACATCAGGCATTTGGTGAAGCTATGCAGGCATATGTAGAAGGCAGCGCTTCCAAAGAAGATACAATCAGCACAATTGAACAGAAATATCAGGAAATTGACGGGGCTTCAAACTAA
- the yicI gene encoding alpha-xylosidase — protein sequence MKFTEGYWEKNERANASYASQAFTAEAIPGGMRIVSPFRQITDRGGALDVGTITTEFTSVRKDIISVRSYHYEGYVKGEPRYELNEDPQETEVEITDTEAVMKAGRMTVRVDLKDFKISYEADGKVLTNIGFRNLGYMQYDRATLTKFPEPNYMAAQYQPYMVTELSLDPGECVYGLGERFTAFVKNGQVVDVWNEDGGTASQISYKNIPFYVTSKHYGVFVDHSDNVSFEVASEKVENVGFSVKGEEIRYHVIYGDDIKGVIETYTDLTGKPALPPAWSFGLWLSTSFTTNYDEETTNSFIQGMADRDIPLSVFHFDCFWMKEFHWCDFEWDSRIFPDVPAMLKRYKEKGLKVCVWINPYIAQGTAFFKEGMEKGYLLQRADGMGVKQIDNWQPGMGLVDFTNPDAVKWYQNKLKTLLDMGVDCFKTDFGERIPVDVKYYDGSDPVSMHNYYTYLYNKTVFSLLKEVKGEGEAILFARSATAGGQQFPVHWGGDCSATYASMAESLRGGLSFTLSGFSFWSHDMGGFEMTAAPDVYKRWLQFGLLSTHSRLHGSKSYRVPWLFDEEAVDVCRKFTKLKLRLLPYLYSMAVKSHRTGIPSMRAMIMEFNDDPAVKYLDMQYMLGDSILVAPIFNKENHVEYYLPKGKWTHLLSGEVKEGGRWYEETYDFFSLPVFVRENTLLSIGAVDTTVDYELEKDVQIQVYELNEAGSCEVVTRKGETAFMVNAVKEGNKLTLETTKENPGMTYLLRNIHEVSAVAGGSVVKDTEEGIILAPEGCKLEATI from the coding sequence ATGAAATTTACAGAGGGATATTGGGAGAAAAATGAAAGAGCAAATGCATCCTATGCATCTCAGGCATTTACAGCAGAAGCAATTCCGGGAGGAATGAGAATCGTTTCTCCGTTCAGACAGATCACAGACAGAGGCGGCGCCCTGGATGTAGGAACTATCACTACAGAATTTACTTCTGTACGTAAAGATATCATCAGTGTAAGAAGCTATCATTATGAAGGTTATGTAAAAGGCGAACCAAGATATGAACTGAATGAGGATCCGCAGGAAACAGAGGTGGAGATCACAGATACAGAAGCGGTAATGAAAGCCGGAAGAATGACAGTGAGAGTAGACTTAAAAGACTTTAAGATCTCCTATGAGGCAGATGGAAAAGTTCTTACAAACATTGGATTCCGAAATCTGGGATATATGCAGTATGACAGAGCTACACTGACCAAGTTCCCGGAACCAAACTATATGGCAGCACAGTATCAGCCATATATGGTAACAGAACTTTCCCTTGATCCGGGAGAATGCGTATATGGTCTCGGAGAAAGATTTACAGCATTTGTAAAGAACGGACAGGTAGTAGATGTATGGAATGAAGATGGTGGTACAGCTTCTCAGATTTCCTATAAGAATATCCCATTTTATGTAACAAGCAAACACTATGGTGTATTCGTAGACCATAGCGACAATGTTTCTTTCGAAGTTGCCAGTGAGAAGGTTGAGAATGTAGGATTTTCCGTAAAAGGTGAAGAAATCCGTTATCATGTAATCTACGGCGATGACATTAAAGGTGTGATTGAAACTTATACAGATCTGACAGGAAAACCGGCATTGCCTCCGGCATGGTCATTTGGATTATGGCTTTCCACATCCTTTACAACCAACTATGATGAAGAGACAACCAATTCCTTTATCCAGGGAATGGCAGACAGAGATATTCCGTTAAGTGTATTCCATTTCGACTGCTTCTGGATGAAAGAGTTCCACTGGTGTGATTTCGAATGGGATTCCAGAATTTTCCCGGATGTACCTGCGATGCTGAAACGTTATAAAGAAAAAGGTCTGAAGGTTTGCGTATGGATCAATCCATATATTGCACAGGGAACCGCATTCTTCAAAGAAGGAATGGAAAAAGGATATCTGTTACAGCGTGCAGACGGAATGGGTGTAAAACAGATCGATAACTGGCAGCCTGGAATGGGACTGGTAGATTTTACCAATCCGGACGCAGTAAAATGGTACCAGAACAAACTGAAAACTCTGCTTGATATGGGCGTTGACTGCTTCAAGACAGACTTCGGTGAAAGAATTCCTGTAGATGTGAAATATTATGATGGATCTGATCCTGTATCCATGCATAACTACTATACATACCTTTATAACAAAACTGTATTCAGCCTCCTGAAAGAAGTAAAAGGAGAAGGAGAAGCCATCCTTTTCGCAAGAAGTGCTACAGCAGGTGGACAGCAGTTCCCGGTTCACTGGGGCGGTGACTGCTCTGCAACCTATGCTTCCATGGCAGAGAGCTTAAGAGGCGGTCTGTCCTTCACATTATCAGGATTCTCTTTCTGGAGCCATGATATGGGTGGATTTGAAATGACAGCAGCACCGGATGTATACAAACGCTGGCTGCAGTTCGGCCTTCTTTCCACACATAGCCGTCTCCACGGTTCCAAGAGCTATCGTGTACCGTGGCTGTTTGATGAAGAAGCAGTAGATGTTTGCCGCAAGTTTACCAAGCTGAAATTAAGATTACTTCCATATCTGTACTCCATGGCTGTGAAATCACACAGAACCGGTATTCCGTCCATGAGAGCAATGATCATGGAATTTAACGATGATCCTGCAGTAAAATATCTGGATATGCAGTACATGTTAGGTGACAGCATTCTGGTAGCTCCGATCTTCAACAAAGAGAACCATGTAGAATATTATCTGCCGAAGGGAAAATGGACTCATCTGTTAAGCGGAGAAGTAAAAGAAGGCGGCAGATGGTATGAAGAAACCTATGACTTCTTCTCACTGCCTGTATTCGTAAGAGAAAATACTCTGCTTTCCATCGGCGCAGTAGATACGACTGTTGATTACGAATTGGAGAAAGATGTACAGATCCAGGTTTACGAGCTGAATGAAGCAGGTTCCTGCGAAGTTGTGACACGTAAAGGTGAGACAGCATTTATGGTAAATGCAGTCAAAGAAGGAAACAAACTCACACTGGAAACAACTAAAGAGAATCCGGGAATGACTTATCTTCTCAGAAACATTCACGAGGTTTCTGCAGTTGCAGGTGGCAGCGTAGTGAAAGATACAGAAGAAGGTATCATCCTGGCACCGGAAGGATGCAAGCTGGAGGCTACAATCTAA